A part of Vicia villosa cultivar HV-30 ecotype Madison, WI unplaced genomic scaffold, Vvil1.0 ctg.000114F_1_1, whole genome shotgun sequence genomic DNA contains:
- the LOC131624339 gene encoding ribulose bisphosphate carboxylase small subunit, chloroplastic isoform X2 — translation MALISSAAITTVNRASPAQASLVAPFIGLKSSAGFPVTKKVNNDITSIASNGSRVNCMQVWPPIGKKKFETLSYLPPLTQEQLAKEVEYLLRKGWVPCLEFEKDLCTVSTTSHQDTMMDVTGQCGSYLCLEPLMHLKC, via the exons ATGGCCTTGATTTCCTCCGCCGCAATCACCACCGTTAACCGGGCCTCCCCCGCACAAGCTAGCTTAGTTGCACCGTTCATCGGTCTCAAATCGTCGGCCGGTTTCCCGGTTACCAAGAAGGTCAACAATGACATTACCTCCATTGCAAGCAATGGTTCAAGAGTCAACTGTATGCAG GTGTGGCCACCAATTGGCAAGAAGAAGTTTGAGACACTTTCCTACCTTCCACCTCTCACTCAGGAACAATTGGCTAAGGAAGTAGAGTACCTTCTTAGGAAGGGATGGGTTCCTTGCTTGGAATTTGA AAAGGATTTGTGTACCGTGAGCACAACAAGTCACCAGGATACTATGATGGACGTTACTGGACAATGTGGAAGCTACCTATGTTTGGAACCACTGATGCATCTCAAGTGTTGA
- the LOC131624339 gene encoding ribulose bisphosphate carboxylase small subunit, chloroplastic isoform X1, translating to MALISSAAITTVNRASPAQASLVAPFIGLKSSAGFPVTKKVNNDITSIASNGSRVNCMQVWPPIGKKKFETLSYLPPLTQEQLAKEVEYLLRKGWVPCLEFELEKGFVYREHNKSPGYYDGRYWTMWKLPMFGTTDASQVLKELEEAKTAYPNAFIRIIGFDNVRQVQCISFIAHTPKDY from the exons ATGGCCTTGATTTCCTCCGCCGCAATCACCACCGTTAACCGGGCCTCCCCCGCACAAGCTAGCTTAGTTGCACCGTTCATCGGTCTCAAATCGTCGGCCGGTTTCCCGGTTACCAAGAAGGTCAACAATGACATTACCTCCATTGCAAGCAATGGTTCAAGAGTCAACTGTATGCAG GTGTGGCCACCAATTGGCAAGAAGAAGTTTGAGACACTTTCCTACCTTCCACCTCTCACTCAGGAACAATTGGCTAAGGAAGTAGAGTACCTTCTTAGGAAGGGATGGGTTCCTTGCTTGGAATTTGAGTTGGAG AAAGGATTTGTGTACCGTGAGCACAACAAGTCACCAGGATACTATGATGGACGTTACTGGACAATGTGGAAGCTACCTATGTTTGGAACCACTGATGCATCTCAAGTGTTGAAGGAGCTTGAAGAAGCTAAAACCGCATACCCTAATGCATTCATCAGAATCATTGGATTCGACAACGTTCGTCAAGTGCAATGCATTAGTTTCATTGCTCACACACCAAAGGACTACTAA